In one Janibacter cremeus genomic region, the following are encoded:
- a CDS encoding globin has product MDAQPSGTFYEQVGGHETFVRLVHAFYEGVAQDETLRALYPEEDLGPAEVRLRMFLEQYFGGPTTYSQQRGHPRLRMRHVGYAVTPDQRDRWMRHMLAAMDTLDLPEAHDAAMRDYFRRAADMLINADDEGQRL; this is encoded by the coding sequence GTGGACGCACAACCTTCAGGGACCTTCTACGAGCAGGTCGGCGGGCACGAGACCTTCGTGCGCCTCGTGCACGCCTTCTACGAGGGGGTCGCGCAGGACGAGACGCTGCGGGCCCTCTACCCCGAGGAGGACCTCGGCCCGGCCGAGGTCCGCCTGCGGATGTTCCTCGAGCAGTACTTCGGCGGACCGACGACGTACAGCCAGCAGCGCGGTCACCCGCGACTGCGGATGCGGCACGTCGGCTACGCGGTGACCCCGGACCAGCGCGACCGGTGGATGCGGCACATGCTCGCCGCCATGGACACCCTCGACCTGCCCGAGGCGCACGACGCGGCCATGCGTGACTACTTCCGCCGGGCCGCGGACATGCTCATCAATGCCGACGACGAAGGACAGCGACTGTGA
- a CDS encoding acyl-CoA thioesterase — protein sequence MTDDLTPAERQARSLAALLSILELRRLGTGRITVTGVDDVSVGVGTPHIDVYEGDSLKQPHNRVYGGQVLAQSLTAANLTIRDEHPGRLPHSLHAYFLRPGDDTLPIRFSVERMRDGRSFSARRVHALQHDRTILSLTVSYQDPAGGLDHHDEMPDVPAPEDLAPVAEKFATIDHPRALHLVGRPVDHRYVEGDITLQVDGAHAARQDVWFRLLGEVGADPYRQASVLAYMSDYTLLESVLRRHGRSWMDPSLRVASLDHSMWFHRIVDPSQWLLYSQDSPSAQGGRGLGVGKVFTRDGLLTTTIAQEGMVRVKDD from the coding sequence GTGACCGACGACCTCACCCCCGCCGAGCGCCAGGCGCGCTCCCTGGCCGCCCTGTTGTCCATCCTCGAGCTGCGCAGGCTCGGGACGGGGCGGATCACGGTCACGGGCGTCGACGACGTCTCCGTCGGCGTGGGCACCCCCCACATCGACGTCTACGAGGGCGACAGCCTCAAGCAACCCCACAACCGCGTCTACGGCGGACAGGTGCTCGCCCAGTCCCTCACGGCGGCCAACCTGACCATCCGCGACGAGCACCCGGGACGGCTGCCGCACTCGCTGCACGCCTACTTCCTCCGCCCGGGCGACGACACCCTGCCGATCCGCTTCTCGGTCGAGCGGATGCGGGACGGACGCTCCTTCTCCGCCCGGCGGGTGCACGCACTCCAGCACGACCGGACGATCCTCTCGCTCACCGTCTCCTACCAGGACCCGGCCGGCGGCCTGGACCACCACGACGAGATGCCCGACGTGCCCGCGCCCGAGGACCTGGCACCGGTGGCGGAGAAGTTCGCGACCATCGACCACCCGCGCGCCCTCCACCTCGTGGGGCGGCCCGTCGACCACCGCTACGTCGAGGGTGACATCACGCTGCAGGTCGACGGCGCCCACGCGGCCCGGCAGGACGTCTGGTTCCGTCTCCTGGGCGAGGTCGGGGCCGACCCGTACCGCCAGGCCTCGGTGCTGGCCTACATGTCCGACTACACCCTGCTGGAGTCGGTCCTGCGCCGTCACGGCCGGTCGTGGATGGATCCGAGCCTGCGGGTGGCCAGCCTCGACCACTCGATGTGGTTCCACCGGATCGTCGACCCCTCGCAGTGGCTCCTCTACTCGCAGGACTCGCCCTCCGCCCAGGGTGGCCGTGGGCTGGGCGTCGGGAAGGTCTTCACCCGCGACGGGCTGCTCACGACGACCATCGCCCAGGAAGGCATGGTCCGGGTCAAGGACGACTGA
- a CDS encoding dienelactone hydrolase family protein, which produces MAPILLLHSALGLRQGVEDFAERLRGHGHEVTVPDFYEGHVFDVEAEGIAHRDAHPEYFEHVRAVADGLPEETVLAGFSLGSFFAQRLAAKRPGSRAAILMHSVTAPRPPWSGVPVQVHRYATDPWISPPDVEALGEAVRASSAPFEDHVTAGRGHLFTDPGVPDFDEAARDATIERIVGFLDRGDAP; this is translated from the coding sequence ATGGCACCGATCCTCCTGCTCCACTCGGCCCTCGGTCTGCGACAGGGAGTCGAGGACTTCGCCGAGCGGTTGCGCGGGCACGGCCACGAGGTGACCGTCCCCGACTTCTACGAGGGCCACGTCTTCGACGTCGAGGCCGAGGGGATCGCCCACCGGGACGCGCACCCGGAGTACTTCGAGCACGTGCGCGCCGTCGCCGACGGGCTCCCCGAGGAGACGGTCCTCGCCGGCTTCTCGCTCGGGTCCTTCTTCGCCCAGCGGTTGGCCGCCAAGCGCCCCGGCTCACGGGCGGCGATCCTCATGCACTCGGTCACCGCACCGCGCCCCCCGTGGTCGGGGGTGCCGGTCCAGGTGCACCGGTACGCGACCGACCCGTGGATCTCCCCACCCGACGTCGAGGCGCTCGGCGAGGCGGTGCGGGCCAGCAGCGCGCCCTTCGAGGACCACGTCACCGCCGGGCGGGGGCACCTCTTCACCGACCCGGGCGTCCCCGACTTCGACGAGGCCGCGCGGGACGCGACGATCGAGCGCATCGTCGGCTTCCTCGACCGCGGCGACGCGCCGTGA
- a CDS encoding glycoside hydrolase family 13 protein, producing MTTRVPTPLPTRDLHPASEADAPWWRDAVIYQIYPRSWADAAGDGVGDLAGITSRLTYLRDLGVDAVWLSPFYRSPQNDAGYDVSDHRDVDPAFGTLADADALIARAHELDLRVIVDLVPNHTSWEHEWFREALAAEPGGPERDRYMFRDGRGEDGELPPTDWLSNFGGGAWTRITEPDGSPGQWYLHLFDPSQPDLNWQNPEVRAHFEGILRFWLDRGVDGFRVDVAHGLVKKEGLPDYDRHPGGLLEVTHEAPYWDQDGVHEIYRGWRELLDSYGTPERIMCAEAWVAPADRLARYVRPDEYHQAFNFDFLETPWLAEPLRAVIAQSLAENDAVGAPATWVLSNHDVLRHASRFGLPQGAARPNGIGAGDPQPDAELGLRRARAATTLMLALPGSAYVYQGEELGLPEHTSLPDAVRQDPTWLRTGGLERGRDGCRVPMPWTKGARALGFNTTGAAWLPQPQSYADLAVDVQTGVEGSTLELYRSLLALRRLRGLGRGALAEVESLGEDVLGYVVTAPDGERTLVLVNLSDTPVELPEDATVLVASDDLDGRKVPTDTAVWATLG from the coding sequence GTGACCACCCGGGTCCCGACCCCCCTTCCCACCCGCGACCTCCATCCCGCATCGGAGGCGGACGCGCCCTGGTGGCGCGACGCCGTGATCTACCAGATCTACCCGCGCTCGTGGGCCGACGCCGCGGGCGACGGGGTCGGCGACCTGGCGGGGATCACCTCTCGCCTGACGTACCTGCGCGACCTCGGGGTCGACGCGGTGTGGCTCTCCCCCTTCTACCGCTCCCCCCAGAACGACGCGGGCTACGACGTGTCCGACCACCGGGACGTCGACCCGGCCTTCGGCACCCTCGCCGACGCGGACGCCCTCATCGCCAGGGCCCACGAGCTCGACCTGCGGGTCATCGTCGACCTCGTGCCCAACCACACCTCCTGGGAGCACGAGTGGTTCCGGGAGGCGCTGGCCGCTGAGCCCGGCGGCCCCGAGCGGGACCGCTACATGTTCCGCGACGGGCGCGGCGAGGACGGTGAGCTGCCGCCGACGGACTGGCTGTCCAACTTCGGCGGGGGCGCGTGGACCCGCATCACCGAGCCGGACGGAAGCCCGGGCCAGTGGTACCTCCACCTCTTCGACCCGAGCCAGCCGGACCTGAACTGGCAGAACCCGGAGGTGCGTGCCCACTTCGAGGGGATCCTGCGCTTCTGGCTCGACCGTGGCGTGGACGGCTTCCGTGTCGACGTCGCGCACGGCCTGGTGAAGAAGGAGGGGCTGCCCGACTACGACAGGCACCCCGGAGGGCTCCTCGAGGTCACCCACGAGGCCCCGTACTGGGACCAGGACGGGGTCCACGAGATCTACCGGGGGTGGCGCGAGCTGCTCGACTCCTACGGCACGCCGGAGCGGATCATGTGCGCCGAGGCCTGGGTGGCCCCCGCGGACCGGCTGGCCCGGTACGTGCGGCCGGACGAGTACCACCAGGCCTTCAACTTCGACTTCCTGGAGACCCCGTGGCTGGCCGAGCCGCTGCGCGCGGTCATCGCGCAGTCCCTCGCCGAGAACGACGCCGTCGGGGCGCCCGCCACGTGGGTGCTGAGCAACCACGACGTGCTGCGCCACGCGAGCCGCTTCGGCCTGCCGCAGGGCGCCGCGCGTCCCAACGGCATCGGCGCCGGCGACCCGCAACCCGACGCCGAGCTGGGTCTGCGCCGGGCCCGCGCGGCGACCACGCTCATGCTCGCGTTGCCCGGCAGCGCCTACGTCTACCAGGGCGAGGAGCTCGGTCTGCCGGAGCACACGAGCCTGCCGGACGCCGTGCGCCAGGACCCGACCTGGCTGCGCACCGGTGGCCTCGAGCGCGGTCGCGACGGGTGCCGCGTGCCGATGCCGTGGACGAAGGGGGCCCGGGCCCTGGGCTTCAACACCACCGGAGCCGCATGGTTGCCGCAGCCGCAGAGCTACGCGGACCTGGCCGTCGACGTCCAGACCGGGGTCGAGGGGTCGACGCTGGAGCTGTACCGCTCCCTGCTCGCCCTGCGCCGGCTGCGCGGGCTGGGACGGGGAGCCCTCGCCGAGGTGGAGTCCCTGGGCGAGGACGTGCTCGGCTATGTCGTCACCGCGCCCGACGGGGAGCGCACGCTCGTCCTCGTAAACCTCTCGGACACCCCCGTCGAGCTGCCCGAGGACGCCACGGTGCTCGTGGCCTCCGACGATCTCGACGGCCGGAAGGTGCCCACGGACACGGCGGTCTGGGCCACACTCGGCTGA
- a CDS encoding RecQ family ATP-dependent DNA helicase, with amino-acid sequence MTSSPAATTLLDDATDVLRRLVGRDDVTFRDGQFEAIEALVGGGSRVLVVQRTGWGKSAVYFVASTLQRAKGAGPALIVSPLLALMRDQIAAAERAGVRAVSMNSANAQQWDEVRSRLAADEVDVLLVSPERLNNPRFRAEQLPDLTRRCGLLVVDEAHCVSDWGHDFRPDYRRIKDLLAELPEGTPVLATTATANERVVRDVAEQLAAGATSEVLTIRGQLARDSLRLAVLPRAGMDRHLAWLATHLGRLEGSGIIYTLTVSAAEDVAAALTAAGHTVAAYTGRSDAEERARMEDALRHNRVKALVATSALGMGFDKPDLGFVVHLGAPSSPVAYYQQVGRAGRATERADVVLLPGHDDVAIWKHFASSSMPREDQAAAVLTALAEAGKPLSTAALETIVDIRRTRLELLLKVLDVDGAVQRVSGGWTSTGQPWVYDAQRYERVAAAREAEQQHMLDYIATDGCRMAFLQRTLDDPSATDCGRCDRCAGPWIDADVADDALGSARSTLDRAGVDLDPRAQWPTGMDRLGVPVKGKIPPDEGMSPGRALARVTDLGWGPRVRELLATDPPVPESTVRAVVRVLAEWGWRTRPAGIVTIPSRSRPTLVTSLATQLGQIGRLPVLGSLDLVDGGPVGEPGGNSAYRLAAVWERLEVGPELAAALPGLAGPVLLVDDVVHSRWTLTVAARALRRAGADEVLPFALAIDG; translated from the coding sequence ATGACCTCCTCCCCCGCGGCCACCACGCTCCTCGACGACGCGACCGACGTCCTGCGACGGCTCGTGGGCCGTGACGACGTCACCTTCCGTGACGGGCAGTTCGAGGCGATCGAGGCGCTCGTCGGCGGTGGCTCCCGGGTGCTCGTCGTGCAGCGCACCGGGTGGGGCAAGTCCGCGGTCTACTTCGTCGCCTCCACGCTGCAGCGGGCGAAGGGGGCCGGTCCGGCCCTCATCGTCTCGCCCCTGCTGGCGCTGATGCGTGACCAGATCGCGGCCGCCGAGCGGGCGGGGGTGCGTGCCGTCTCGATGAACTCGGCGAACGCGCAGCAGTGGGACGAGGTCCGTTCCCGGCTGGCGGCCGACGAGGTCGACGTCCTCCTCGTCAGCCCCGAGCGGCTGAACAACCCCCGATTCCGGGCCGAGCAGCTGCCGGACCTCACCCGCCGCTGCGGCCTGCTCGTCGTCGACGAGGCACACTGCGTCAGCGACTGGGGGCACGACTTCCGCCCCGACTACCGCCGGATCAAGGACCTGCTCGCCGAGCTTCCGGAGGGCACCCCGGTGCTCGCGACGACGGCGACCGCCAACGAGCGGGTCGTGCGGGACGTGGCCGAGCAGCTGGCCGCCGGGGCCACGAGCGAGGTGCTGACCATCCGCGGCCAGCTGGCCCGGGACAGCCTGCGGCTGGCGGTCCTGCCCCGCGCCGGGATGGACCGCCACCTGGCGTGGCTGGCCACCCACCTGGGCCGGCTCGAGGGCAGCGGCATCATCTACACCCTGACCGTCAGTGCCGCCGAGGACGTCGCGGCGGCACTCACGGCTGCCGGGCACACCGTGGCCGCCTACACCGGTCGCTCCGACGCCGAGGAGCGGGCGCGGATGGAGGATGCGCTGCGCCACAACCGGGTCAAGGCCCTCGTCGCGACCAGCGCCTTGGGGATGGGCTTCGACAAGCCGGACCTCGGCTTCGTCGTGCACCTGGGTGCCCCCTCGTCACCGGTCGCCTACTACCAGCAGGTCGGGCGCGCCGGTCGCGCCACCGAGCGCGCCGACGTCGTGCTCCTGCCCGGGCACGACGACGTCGCGATCTGGAAGCACTTCGCCTCCTCGTCCATGCCGCGGGAGGACCAGGCGGCGGCGGTGCTCACCGCGCTGGCCGAGGCCGGGAAGCCGTTGTCGACGGCGGCCCTCGAGACCATCGTCGACATCCGCCGCACCCGTCTGGAGCTGCTGCTGAAGGTCCTCGACGTCGACGGCGCCGTCCAGCGGGTCAGCGGCGGCTGGACCAGCACGGGGCAACCGTGGGTCTACGACGCGCAGCGGTACGAGCGGGTCGCGGCCGCCCGCGAGGCCGAGCAGCAGCACATGCTCGACTACATCGCCACCGACGGCTGCCGGATGGCCTTCCTCCAGCGCACTCTCGACGACCCGAGCGCGACGGACTGCGGCCGGTGCGACCGCTGCGCGGGGCCGTGGATCGACGCCGACGTCGCCGACGACGCCCTCGGGTCGGCCCGTTCGACCCTCGACCGGGCGGGAGTCGACCTCGACCCGCGGGCGCAGTGGCCCACGGGCATGGACCGGCTCGGGGTGCCGGTCAAGGGCAAGATCCCCCCCGACGAGGGGATGTCCCCCGGCCGCGCCCTGGCCCGTGTCACCGACCTGGGCTGGGGTCCCCGGGTGCGCGAGCTGCTCGCGACCGACCCGCCCGTCCCGGAGTCGACCGTGCGTGCGGTCGTCCGGGTGCTCGCCGAGTGGGGTTGGCGCACCCGCCCTGCCGGCATCGTGACCATCCCCTCCCGCAGCCGTCCGACGCTCGTCACCTCCCTCGCGACGCAGCTCGGGCAGATCGGGCGCCTGCCCGTCCTCGGCTCCCTCGACCTCGTCGACGGCGGTCCGGTCGGGGAGCCCGGCGGCAACTCCGCCTACCGGCTCGCGGCCGTGTGGGAGCGGTTGGAGGTCGGGCCGGAGCTGGCCGCCGCGCTTCCCGGTCTTGCGGGCCCGGTCCTGCTCGTCGACGACGTCGTGCACTCCCGCTGGACGTTGACCGTCGCCGCCCGGGCCCTGCGACGTGCCGGCGCGGACGAGGTCCTGCCCTTCGCCCTGGCGATCGACGGCTGA
- a CDS encoding helix-turn-helix transcriptional regulator produces MTVSEESTRGSTGSGDTGAGLLRSAVRREIVATLANLPGPQRTEGLSARELGDLVGLHVTTVRFHLAQLVEGGLLTSRSVRTAGAGRPTKKYLVAPGSLDRPLEAYRLLATLLTETFGATDADGRPLDPEQVGISWAREHVPHPEDPAPARTAGEWLSTVGRLVDTLRVWGYTPSVRTEDTGRTARIDLLGCPFIDLAKAHPEVACGIHRGLIRGTLEVLGERDTDITLEPFAVPTHCLAHVTTRADFAPRGGNS; encoded by the coding sequence GTGACCGTCTCCGAGGAGTCCACGCGAGGGAGCACCGGCTCCGGTGACACCGGCGCCGGCCTGCTGCGCTCGGCCGTGCGTCGGGAGATCGTCGCCACCTTGGCCAACCTCCCCGGTCCGCAGCGGACCGAGGGACTCAGCGCGCGCGAGCTGGGCGACCTCGTCGGGCTGCATGTCACGACCGTGCGCTTCCACCTGGCCCAGCTCGTCGAGGGCGGGCTGCTCACGAGCCGCTCGGTCCGCACCGCGGGCGCCGGTCGACCGACCAAGAAGTACCTCGTCGCCCCCGGTTCACTCGACCGGCCGCTGGAGGCCTACCGCCTGCTGGCGACCCTGCTGACCGAGACCTTCGGCGCCACCGACGCCGACGGGCGGCCCCTGGACCCCGAGCAGGTCGGCATCTCCTGGGCACGGGAGCACGTCCCCCACCCCGAGGACCCGGCCCCGGCCCGCACCGCCGGCGAGTGGCTGAGCACCGTCGGGCGGCTCGTCGACACCCTGCGGGTGTGGGGGTACACCCCCAGCGTCCGGACCGAGGACACCGGCCGGACCGCCCGGATCGACCTCCTGGGGTGCCCCTTCATCGACCTCGCCAAGGCGCACCCCGAGGTCGCCTGCGGGATCCACCGCGGGCTGATCCGCGGCACCCTCGAGGTCCTCGGCGAGCGCGACACCGACATCACGCTCGAACCCTTCGCCGTCCCGACCCACTGCTTGGCCCACGTCACCACCCGGGCGGACTTCGCCCCCAGAGGAGGCAACTCATGA
- a CDS encoding acyl-CoA thioesterase, whose amino-acid sequence MSEHPPSSPRFRADIGLRWGDMDAFGHVNNVQYHRLLEEARIRAFGDWFHASGSERMMRSGVLLARQEIEFLGQLAYRPEPVSVSMWITRIGGASWEMAYDIGDPDPGSTTVYARAESTLVAFDMTAQRPRKLDADERAALTAYLGEPAAMRRRR is encoded by the coding sequence ATGAGCGAGCACCCCCCGTCCTCCCCGCGCTTCAGGGCCGACATCGGTCTGCGCTGGGGGGACATGGACGCCTTCGGGCACGTCAACAACGTCCAGTACCACCGCCTCCTCGAGGAGGCCCGCATCCGTGCCTTCGGCGACTGGTTCCACGCCAGCGGCAGCGAGCGGATGATGCGGTCGGGCGTGCTGCTCGCGCGGCAGGAGATCGAGTTCCTCGGCCAGCTGGCCTACCGGCCCGAGCCCGTCAGTGTCTCCATGTGGATCACCCGCATCGGCGGTGCCAGCTGGGAGATGGCCTACGACATCGGTGACCCCGACCCCGGCAGCACGACGGTCTACGCCCGGGCCGAGAGCACCCTCGTCGCCTTCGACATGACGGCACAGCGACCGCGGAAGCTCGACGCGGACGAGCGCGCCGCCCTGACCGCCTACCTCGGCGAGCCGGCAGCGATGAGGCGTCGTCGATGA
- a CDS encoding mechanosensitive ion channel family protein translates to MTLTDLPFVDLPENDPVRELTWGGALEWMLGAPLRIVLTLVVAYVARRLVHRAITSAINASIARSEAAQAKRDHKRARGMSATTVRERSRQRALTTGSLLRSIATIVIATITALTVLALMAIPLAPLLASAGVGGVALGFGAQALVKDYLSGIFMILEDQYGVGDYIDTGEAVGTVEEVSLRVTRLRDLDGVVWYVRNGEILRIGNRSQGWSTVMVDLPFSYKEDVDHVIGIIREEVSKMTDDTHWGEVLREAPSVLGVETITAGTITVRVFATCAPNENWSIQREIRRRVKDAFDREGIAGPPLPPIGGNHTI, encoded by the coding sequence GTGACGTTGACCGACCTCCCGTTCGTCGACCTGCCGGAGAACGACCCCGTGCGGGAGCTCACGTGGGGTGGCGCCCTCGAGTGGATGCTCGGCGCCCCGCTGCGGATCGTCCTCACCCTCGTCGTGGCCTACGTGGCCCGGCGCCTGGTGCACCGGGCGATCACCTCGGCGATCAACGCCTCGATCGCCCGCAGCGAGGCCGCCCAGGCCAAGCGGGACCACAAGCGCGCCCGAGGGATGTCGGCGACCACCGTGCGCGAGCGTTCCCGGCAACGGGCCCTGACGACGGGCTCGCTCCTGCGCAGCATCGCCACCATCGTCATCGCCACGATCACGGCACTCACGGTGCTGGCGCTCATGGCGATCCCGCTCGCGCCGCTGCTCGCCTCCGCGGGTGTCGGTGGCGTCGCCCTCGGTTTCGGCGCCCAGGCGCTGGTCAAGGACTACCTGTCGGGCATCTTCATGATCCTCGAGGACCAGTACGGCGTCGGTGACTACATCGACACCGGCGAGGCCGTCGGCACCGTCGAGGAGGTCTCCCTCCGGGTGACGCGGCTGCGCGACCTCGACGGCGTCGTCTGGTACGTGCGCAACGGTGAGATCCTGCGCATCGGCAACCGCAGCCAGGGGTGGTCGACGGTCATGGTCGACCTGCCCTTCTCCTACAAGGAGGACGTCGACCACGTCATCGGGATCATCCGCGAGGAGGTCTCGAAGATGACCGACGACACCCACTGGGGCGAGGTGCTGCGCGAGGCCCCGAGCGTGCTCGGGGTGGAGACCATCACCGCCGGCACGATCACGGTGCGGGTCTTCGCCACCTGCGCACCCAACGAGAACTGGTCGATCCAGCGCGAGATCCGGCGTCGGGTCAAGGACGCCTTCGACCGTGAGGGCATCGCCGGCCCCCCGCTCCCGCCCATCGGCGGCAACCACACGATCTGA
- a CDS encoding glycerophosphodiester phosphodiesterase — MSPGRRAEDFPYFSDPTPIGLAHRGGSTYEPNVGRENTVAAFDEAVAMGYRYLETDVHATTDGRLVAFHDDVLDRVTDGRGAIADLPWSEVSAARINGTDAVPLMDELFETFPQVRFNIDIKARGAIAPLAEAIRRHDAIDRVCIGSFSDSRLRAARKALGPRLATSAGPTDVATMRLLPSVVPRLLRSPAQALQIPVTHRIGPVTPTVVTRRLVETAHRLGKHVHVWTIDEAPEMHRLFDLGVDGIVSDRIDTLRDVLAERGNPLR, encoded by the coding sequence GTGAGCCCCGGTCGTCGGGCCGAGGACTTCCCCTACTTCTCCGACCCGACCCCGATCGGCCTGGCGCACCGCGGCGGGTCGACCTACGAGCCCAATGTCGGGCGGGAGAACACCGTCGCCGCCTTCGACGAGGCCGTCGCGATGGGCTACCGGTACCTGGAGACCGACGTCCACGCGACCACCGACGGTCGCCTCGTCGCCTTCCACGACGACGTGCTGGACCGGGTCACCGACGGTCGCGGCGCCATCGCGGACCTGCCGTGGAGCGAGGTGTCCGCCGCCCGCATCAACGGCACCGACGCCGTGCCACTCATGGACGAGCTGTTCGAGACCTTCCCGCAGGTGAGGTTCAACATCGACATCAAGGCACGGGGAGCGATCGCCCCGCTGGCCGAGGCGATCCGTCGCCACGACGCGATCGACCGGGTGTGCATCGGCTCCTTCAGCGACTCCCGGCTGCGCGCGGCCCGCAAGGCGCTCGGTCCCCGCCTCGCCACCTCCGCGGGCCCGACCGACGTCGCCACGATGCGACTGCTGCCCTCCGTCGTCCCCCGCCTGCTGCGCTCCCCCGCGCAGGCCCTGCAGATCCCCGTGACCCACCGCATCGGCCCGGTCACCCCCACCGTCGTCACTCGTCGGCTCGTCGAGACCGCCCACCGGCTCGGCAAGCACGTCCACGTGTGGACCATCGACGAGGCCCCCGAGATGCACCGCCTGTTCGACCTCGGGGTGGACGGCATCGTCTCCGACCGGATCGACACCCTCCGGGACGTGCTCGCGGAGCGGGGCAACCCCCTTCGCTGA
- a CDS encoding inositol monophosphatase family protein has translation MDTLTADIPAGVDDATLALELTRRAAGLAARMRAEGLAGEQKTSVSDIVTAADHAAEALVAGTLARLRPDDGIVGEEGAEAQSLSGRTWVIDPVDGTYNFLAGLSTWCSALALRDAEGTVLGAVHQPAVHESWLGGRDRPTTLDGIEVAPLQDLPLAQVAMATYLHPAFLPDADLRDPWLAAISGAATVRMFGSGSCDLAAVAGGRVGVWAQHSVPEWDWLPGAALVRAAGGHAEQVGVRGRVWSVAGRPTAVAEVIAALCSA, from the coding sequence GTGGACACCCTGACCGCCGACATCCCCGCCGGAGTCGATGACGCGACCCTGGCCCTCGAGCTGACCCGCCGTGCCGCCGGGCTCGCCGCCCGGATGCGTGCGGAGGGGCTCGCCGGGGAGCAGAAGACCTCCGTCTCCGACATCGTCACCGCGGCCGACCACGCCGCCGAGGCGCTCGTCGCCGGCACCCTCGCGCGGCTGCGCCCCGATGACGGGATCGTCGGTGAGGAGGGCGCGGAGGCGCAGTCGCTCTCCGGGCGCACCTGGGTGATCGACCCGGTCGACGGCACCTACAACTTCCTCGCCGGCCTGAGCACATGGTGCAGCGCCCTGGCCCTGCGGGACGCCGAGGGCACGGTGCTCGGCGCCGTCCACCAGCCCGCCGTCCACGAGTCCTGGCTCGGTGGGCGCGATCGGCCGACGACGCTCGACGGCATCGAGGTCGCTCCCCTGCAGGACCTGCCCCTCGCGCAGGTCGCGATGGCCACGTACCTGCACCCGGCCTTCCTGCCCGACGCAGACCTGCGCGACCCCTGGCTCGCGGCGATCTCGGGAGCCGCGACGGTGCGGATGTTCGGCTCCGGCTCGTGCGACCTGGCGGCCGTCGCCGGCGGTCGGGTCGGCGTGTGGGCCCAGCACTCGGTGCCCGAGTGGGACTGGCTGCCCGGTGCCGCGCTGGTGCGGGCGGCCGGGGGCCACGCCGAGCAGGTCGGGGTGCGCGGCCGCGTCTGGAGCGTCGCCGGACGACCGACGGCCGTGGCCGAGGTCATCGCCGCCCTGTGCTCCGCCTGA